The Juglans regia cultivar Chandler chromosome 2, Walnut 2.0, whole genome shotgun sequence genome includes a window with the following:
- the LOC108989914 gene encoding gibberellin 20 oxidase 1-like yields MAQEIEEQHVEPLSSIGQPLCVKNFIWSEEEWPTITYENFADGDGIPTISFREIKSQNYETLCKAMVDACTNWGFFRLVDHGVSLETIEKVKLRWNELFDLPMEQKLKGARSACLPLGYCATNPDYGKDLPWAEILQLLQSPQQVVAFASKVFGDEHQPFSDAMIEYMQELDKLGMTIFEMLAHGLGLTDNFFTQNFEEKDSTMIRVHRYPPCPLPEKCLGLGSHSDPHTLTILLQDDVGGLQILKSDSQWIGVRPIPNSFVINVGDTLEAWTNGRLKSVVHRAVVNKEKQRLSSAYFLCPTSSAIIACPPQLMNSDTNPRKYSPFTWGDFRKQLLVQKRVLGKTALKRYLI; encoded by the exons ATGGCTCAAGAAATTGAAGAACAACATGTTGAACCACTCTCCTCTATTGGTCAGCCTTTATGTGTGAAAAATTTCATATGGTCTGAGGAAGAATGGCCAACAATAACTTACGAAAACTTTGCAGATGGAGATGGCATTCCCACCATAAGCTTTCGAGAGATTAAGAGCCAAAATTACGAGACTTTGTGCAAAGCCATGGTAGATGCTTGCACCAACTGGGGATTCTTCAGATTAGTAGACCATGGCGTTTCTTTAGAAACCATTGAGAAAGTGAAATTGCGTTGGAATGAGCTTTTCGATCTTCCCATGGAGCAGAAGCTGAAGGGTGCTAGATCGGCCTGCTTGCCATTGGGCTACTGTGCTACCAATCCTGATTACGGAAAAGATTTACCTTGGGCAGAGATATTGCAACTACTTCAATCACCTCAACAGGTTGTTGCATTTGCATCAAAGGTTTTTGGTGATGAACATCAGCCATTTAG TGATGCGATGATTGAGTACATGCAGGAATTGGACAAACTAGGAATGACAATTTTTGAGATGCTAGCTCATGGACTAGGCCTCACGGATAACTTCTTCACACAGaactttgaagaaaaagattctACCATGATCAGGGTTCATAGATATCCACCTTGTCCCCTCCCTGAAAAGTGTCTAGGACTTGGGAGCCATTCAGACCCCCATACACTAACAATTTTGTTACAAGATGATGTGGGTGGTCTCCAAATCTTGAAGAGTGACAGTCAATGGATTGGAGTTCGTCCTATCCCGAATTCGTTTGTCATCAACGTTGGTGATACGCTGGaa GCATGGACAAATGGGAGGCTAAAGAGTGTTGTACACAGGGCAGTGGTAAACAAGGAGAAGCAAAGGCTATCATCGGCATATTTTCTTTGCCCAACAAGTTCTGCCATCATTGCGTGCCCTCCTCAGCTCATGAACTCAGACACCAACCCCAGAAAGTATAGTCCTTTCACATGGGGAGATTTCAGGAAGCAACTTCTAGTTCAAAAGAGGGTCCTAGGCAAAACGGCCCTCAAGAGATATCTAATATAA